The genome window GCAGGGAAAGATTTATCATTCCCATTTTACAAGTGACAATTCAGAGAGCTAGGAATATAGCCAAatggttagagtgcttgcctagtatgcacagaGCCCTAGGTTTTACCTCCAGAACCCATGAATTGAGTGTGAtaatacatacctgtaatccagccacttgggaggtggaggcaggcggatTGTCTTaaatcatataatttttattttaagaatgggcttctctgtataattttggtgcctgtcttgtatcttgctctgtagaccaggctggcctcgaactcacagagatccacctggctctgcttcccgagtgctgggattaaaggtgtgtgcaaccaccacctggccttaaaTCGTATAGTTTTATATGTGGTAGTTTATATATGTAGTTTCTaggttttaaattaaatatatgtttatttctttattgtatagGAATGAATTGACATCCCCTGTCTTCTTAGTTACTTTCCACAATATCTTTAGAGGCTGGgtactgtggaacaatctttgtacactaaATAGGTATTGCTCTCATGATTaacaaaaagctgattggccaatagctatgtattggtgaaattattaaggccactccacgtagttaaaagggaggtttattttgtggggtaacttacaaatgaagggataggttgcagggtctgggaaaggtatagcgcagtccggcagtgttctctggagaactctgctcggtctacctccagcgtccagggtcctggaaccaagagaggcctctcctcttgatcctgggtcttcagcgtcctctctcagccccgccttgtaggtgtgacagttactgaagcctcaatgggggtgggaacttccaggccaaggctgggatggctacccactacagctatGCTTGactttcaggcagagagaatgctggaaggAAGGAGTTAGAAGAGTCTTAAGAGATacggagagaagcaagatgaatgtgccatgctgaAAGATTGGTACCACtacatggcagagggtagattagtaatatgggttaatttaaaacataagagTAAGCCAATAACAAGCCTGAGGTATTGAtggagcatttataattaataatgacTCTTTGTGTGGATATTTGGGGAGCCAGCGGTTATGacgaaaaactccacctacagctGGGTTTCTTAATAAACAGGACACTCACCTTTAGCTAGCCTGACTGACCAACAAATTTTGGGCATCTGTGCTCCCCATGTCCCCAGTAGAGTTACAGATGCCCCAACCatgtcttactttttattttaattaattaattaatcaattaatataattaattttggcatttttttgagacagggtttctctgtgtagttttggagcctgtcctggatctcgctctgtagacaaggctggcctcgaactcacagagatccacctggctctgcctcctgagtgcttggattaaaggcatgcagcaccgtTGCCCGgcatcttgctttttaaaaatatacttaattttattttatgtacattggctTGAGTATTTCAGATCccctggttgtgagctgccatgagggtgctgagaattgaacccaggtattCTAGTAGATCAGTCAGAGCTTtaaactgctgagctatttctccaggccCACACCTTGCTTTTTACATGGTCTCTGGGCATCCTAGTCCAGGCCCTCATGATTGTATGTCAACCACTTTaccaactgtgccatctccccagccccacaacaACTAATGTTCTTATTATAAGTGTGTTCCAGCAATTTGACCAACCCAATGTATTTCCTGTGATTTGACTCTCAACCCTGAGTCTGCACAGATGGGAGGGCCACCAGTTTCTTTTGGATACAAATCATGGGCTCCATGTcaacttcctttcttgtttttctccagACAAAAACAACCCCTGTGAGGCCTTCATCTACAATAATGACCTTCAGGCTGCCATCTGCTTCTCCCAGGCTCCATACAACAAGTAGCATAAAGGTGTTCACTGTTAGACTTGCCACCTCATTTACTGCCTACCCTATCCCTACCAGACTCCAAGGTTGTCTTCATTATCCACTGTGCCCTGTAATAAAGAATCTATTGAAAGAACTCAGCTTTGGTGATTGTATTCTATGTCTACCAGACATAACTAGATCTTCAGAGAATATCATTCTGTCTAGCTTTGGGGGCTGAAGACTAATGGAAAGGACAATGCCATTAGGGGAGCACCTTGAGGAGTGAGTGATGAGCCTGGCCATGCGTTCATCCCATCGCTCTGATATGAGAAGGATAGGCATAGTCAAGCAgatttcttgagttcaaggccaacctggtctaaaaagcaagttccaagacaggcaggaCTATTATACAAgcaagccctgtctcgaaaagcaactATAACAAAAGAAAACGCAGCCTGAGATATTAGGGGCAGacagaagggaaaggggagggggcacTAAAGGAACATCTTGTCCCCAAAAGTACTGGACTCAAAGcacttctctgtgtgtgctcctCATAAGAAGTTGGATATAGGAAACCAATCTTGACTGAGAGTAAATGTCCTGAAGGCAGGATTACATCTATGACCTTCCAGTTTTCACTGTGCCTAAACAAATGACACAGGAGAATTGTCCCAGTAAAGTGCACAGCAGCCTAACTTTTtacaacaagaaaaacagaagactTCCTCTCTCTAGCTTTTCATAGCACGGGACCTGGCAGGTAAAGCCAGGTTAAACTATGGTTACTTTGGCAAAGCAGATTTAGGAATAAGATATCTCATTGGGTGGGGTAAGGCTATGTGgttctctgtctcccttttctttagtGAACAGCTGCCCAGTCCTCTTCTTTTCCACCTCCATCCCCATCCACACTCGAGTCCCAAATCTCAGGCCTCACCCCTCCAAAGGTCAGATCTGGTGAACAACAGAGCCTCTTGCATAGGCACAGTGACTGGTAGTCTCTGGTAGTGACTCTCCAGAGTCCTGCTGGAAGGGTAGGGGAATCTTGAGCATAGAGACAACCAACTGAATTCAACACTACATGGTTTGTATCCAGGGAAGAGGTGAGAAGTGGGGAAAGGAGGTGCTGGGGGGCTGAGTCAGAGGGAACATGAGAGATgactagacacagaggccagagggtatTGGGCCAGGAGATACTGTTTGCCAGCCACCATATGATTCTGAGAATTGAAGTCTGGGGCACAGCAAGAGCAGAAAGGgcttttaagtgctgagccatctctctagcctctgtaATGTTTGATTGTCAGCTTCACACACTGGGTATGGAGAGCCTCAGCTCACGGATTGCCTGTATCATATTGGCCTGTGGTCACCTCTGTTgggcatttgatttttttcattgtcttttagtttttggtttttcatgaaaGGAATTCTTTgcgtatctctggctgtcctggaattcactctgtagaccaggctggcctctagctcacatattcacctgcctctgccctctgagtgctgacattaaaggcattaaagatgtgcaccaccactaccatctgCCACATTCCCAATTTTCACATGGAGTTTGTGGGCTAGTAAGATGCAGCCTGTGACGCAAGCCTGTAGACCTGAGCTTGACTCTTAGAAGCCatttaaaggtggaaggagagaactgactccatagaagtcctctgacttccacatgtgcacacaagcattctctctgtctctgtctctcacactcacacagacacattaattaattaattagttagttagttagttaaagATCAAATTTGAAACTGGAATCTACCTCAAAGGCTGTCTCAGGTTCTTAGGACAGACTTAACACATTGCTTATAGAGTTAACATGGAGGATTGCTGGGGCTAGATACTTCTCCCAGGGACCACACGTCTCTCTCAGCATCCCTCAAACCCAACAACAGCAGCAATGTCTGTATCTTCTTATGACATCAAAGCATCCACAGGGAGAGACTTGTCATTTTTTCAGTCACTGAACTTCCAGAGAGCTGGTTGTGGTATTGAGCCAGCCCTTTCTCTTTGCCTCTGCGACAGCACTGATTCAGGCTCTGTCACCATCTACAGCAGCTCTGCAGGTCGGGActgtgtgtgagggtgcacatATTCTACTTCTGTGCTACACACACAGTAGCCACAGGCCCCGTGTGCTGACTGGACACTGTCAGAGCACAGCTACAGGACTATAAAGAGAAGTCACTGAGTCctcccctcactcaggatgaaactCCTTCTGCTGGTCACTCTGCTCACAGGTAGGACCCTTGTCCCCTCTGAGTGCCCACCATCTCTCTTGTCCTTAATGCACAGCTTCGCTGGTTATGCCTCAAGTTCTGTTCTGGGGTTCCTGTTTGGGTCTAATAGCCTCTGGGTTGGAGTTCCATGCTCAGCCTATGTCCACATAGCTGGCACCTTTACCCTCTATGTCAGATGATACCTTTGAAAAGTCCACTGCATTCACTGACCCAAGCAAAGAAAGccccctctgcctctgtcctAAGCCCTGGAACATATTTCCCTGGAACTTAGGTGCCCTTAAATTGTATTTTCTTgtaattatcttattttatgtgtttgagtgttttgcctgctctAGTATCTGTGAACTGTGTGTGagtggtgcctgcagaggccagaggaggggtcTGATCCTCAGAACTAGggtcatagacagttgtgagctggcatgtgggtgctggaaccgaGCCTGGGTTCTATGCAAGTGCACCAAGTGTCCCtgactgcagagccatctctccagccctgatgattattttatttacatggtCTTATGATGTGGCTCAGGAAGTCCTCCAACTCAACATTATGTCCAGATTGAAAGCTTAccacctctaccttccaagtgttaGGACTGCATACATGCTACACTTGCTTCCacaacttttgtttcatttttttctaaacatgGTTCTCATAGTAACCCTGTCCATGgatgtcctggacctcactctatagatcagatTGGCTTTGatctcagatatccacctgcctctagctccagagtgctggaattaaagccctATGACACTGTCCCCTGGTAATCTTGAACTTCTTATCCACCTGCCTCaccctccagagagctgggattacaaagtGTGTGTTTCACTGTACCTGGCTTCTCATTCATTTTAATGGTGACCAAGTATCTCACTGCAGATGGAATCCTGACTTTTTTACCTTCTCCTCAGCCAATGAACAGTTTGTTGTGTCAAATGCTGACATTACAATGATGATCTGACCATTATCCTTGTCTATGAGCTGTGCATGGTCATACAACACATTCCTTCTCATTCTTCCAGTGTAAAACAATCAGCATGTGTTGGCTGCTTCTCTGAATCAAGGTCTCAGCTAGAACTGTGATGAATCCCACTGCTGGCTAAGGCTAGGGTGTCACCTAGGCTTGTGTAGGGGTGGGACAGCTATCAAACTCAAGAGATGGTTGTGTTGTTGAGTTATTGAACTAAGAGGTCAGTTTGTCCCTGTCTGCTGACTGGAGAGTGTTCTCAGCTCCTCAACACAGGGAGCACAGGGTAGCTCACAGTGTGGTGGCTGTCTGTCCTGACAGTCAGAAATGAGAAGGTCAGCAAGGAAAATGGCAATGTCTATGAACTCAATCCTGAAGAGCCAGCCCAGTCTGATACAGTGGAGTACATTCACAATCCTaccactggggaggctgaggccagaagtTTGCCACAGAACTTGGAGGCTAGACTTCATTACTGGGCAACTCTCTGTCTCAAATAAGTAGACACCTTCCTCTTAgtcctggtgacctgagtttggtctccaaGACCTACATAGTGGcgggagaaaaccaactcctaaaGCTGTGCTCTGATCCTCATGTGTAGCATGACATTTATGAATGGTCCCAAATGCTTGCTTTCAGCTCTGTTGGTGCAAGCATgaacaagcacacatatacacactaacacacacacacacacacacacacacacacacacacacacacacactattcgcTGTTATCCTAATGCAGCAGCTGGTAGGAGTCAAGGAGGAAGCTAGCAGGCAGGCATTAGACACCTGGTAAGGCCAAGTGGGATTGATGGAGTTGCTGTGTTTTCTTGCAGCAGGCGCCACTGCACACAGCAACAGCTCTCGGGCTGTGTGGCGGTTCAGCAATGCGGTCCAGTGCACCCTTCCTTTGATTGATCCCTTTCCAGAGTACAGCTACTATGGCTGCTACTGTGGATTGTTGAGATTCTTCAACCCAGTGGAAGACTTAGGCAGGTGAGTCATCCACTTGGTGAGACACAGTAGTGTCTGCACGCATCTCATGAGGCGTGAATAGGAGACATGCATATTCATCAAACATTGTATATGTTGTGttgtttattattacttatttttctttgtttgtttatttttcccataAAGAGgtgctctgtgtagccctagttgtccttgaactctctttAGAGATCATGccgaccttgaactcagagatcttccaacctctgcatcctgagtgctgaggttaaaggtgtgcattaccacccACAGCATGTATTTTTCCTTCTTGTCATGCAAAGAAATCAGTCCAAGAGGACCCTGTATCTAGTGGTCCCTGAAAGTAGAATGTGTGAGGTGTATATGGTAGGTAATGCTGCCCTCAGTCCCTAGACTAGGGCACGGCCAACCATCACATCTCCCATCAGAATGTCAGCCTTGGCtttaaaaagtcaacaaaagttcagaatatatatatttcactgtACTCCTTCAGCTTTGTTAAAAAATTActgtttttgatacaggatcgCACTTATATATCCTGGtggatctcaaactcagagagccatctgcctctgtcccccaagtactagaattaattGTAGACATCATCACACTCCACAGAAGCTGCTTTCAATAAATATATGCTTAATAGAAATCATAGATTTCAAGCCACAGGACTATTTGTTCTGGAACATCATGTTAAATAAACCTCATATGTTTCAGAAAGACTGGAGGGGAGAACTGACCTGCTGTTGGTCCATCTCCTCCCTCAcctgttccttcctctctccaggtgCTGCAGGAGTCATGACAACTGCCTCGCTCAGGTCTATAACCTGGGAAACTGTGCATTCCTCATAAGGAACCCCTACACCAGCTCCTACTCATACGCATGTTCTGGTAGTGAGATCACCTGCAGTGGTAGGTTTATCGTATAGGAACTTCTGAATTCTGCTTACTCCTGAGCGTCTTTGCAAAGAGCAGAAGTAACAAGGATACTCATTTACTTGG of Onychomys torridus chromosome 22, mOncTor1.1, whole genome shotgun sequence contains these proteins:
- the LOC118572221 gene encoding phospholipase A2-like, producing the protein MKLLLLVTLLTAGATAHSNSSRAVWRFSNAVQCTLPLIDPFPEYSYYGCYCGLLRFFNPVEDLGRCCRSHDNCLAQVYNLGNCAFLIRNPYTSSYSYACSGSEITCSEENNPCEHLICNCDRQAVICFFNTPYNKQYKRDNC